The sequence AACGGCGCCTCCGCGTCCGCGGTGGAGAGGGGCCGGTGCGTGGACACCTCCATGGGACTCACGCCTTTGGAGGGGCTGGTGATGGGTACGCGCTCCGGTGATCTGGATCCCGCCGTCATCTTCCATTTGGCACGGGTCGGCGGAATGTCCATGGACGAGATCGACACTCTTCTCAACAAGAGGAGCGGCTTGTTCGGTCTGTGCGGGGACAACGACATGCGGGAGATCCGCCGCCGGATCGACGAGGGCGACGAGGAAGCCGCTCTCGCCTTCGACATTTACATTCACCGGCTCAAGAAGTACATCGGCGCCTATTACGCCGTGCTCGGGAAGGTGGACGCGATCGCGTTCACCGCCGGGGTCGGGGAGAACGCGGCGCCCGTGCGCCAAGCGGCGATCGCGGGCCTGGAGGGGCTGGGCGCGGCGGTCGACCCGGAGCTGAACTCCGTGCGCGGCGACGGGGCGCGGCTGATTTCGCCCGCGTCCGCGCGGGTGGCCGTGGCCGTGGTGCCGACGGATGAAGAACTGGAGATCGCGACGCAGACCTACGCACTGGTCGGAAAGAGCAATTGAGCAGCACCTGAGCAGGCCGCCTCTCATTTGTATCTTCCGCCAGACGGAATATTCCGTAGCGAAACAAACCGATAGGATCGCCCCATGCGCCGTTCGAAAATCGTCTGTACTCTCGGCCCCGCGGTCGACTCCCACGAGAAGCTCGTCGCCATGATCGAGGCGGGCATGAACGTGGCCCGCTTCAACTTCAGCCACGGCTCCCACGCCGAGCACCAGGCGCGGTACGACCGCGTCCGGGCCGCCGCCAAGGAGACCGGCCGGCCCATCGGTGTCCTCGCCGACCTCCAGGGTCCGAAGATCCGCCTGGAGACCTTCGCCGAGGGCCCGGTCGAGCTGCGGCGCGGCGACGAGTTCGTCATCACCACCGAGGACGTGCCCGGCGACCGGCACATCTGCGGGACGACGTACAAGGGGCTGCCGGGCGATGTCGGGCGCGGCGACCAGATCCTGATCAACGACGGCAACGTCGAGCTGAAGGTCGTGGACGTGGCGGGCCCCCAGGTGCGGACGATCGTGATCGAGGGCGGTGTCGTCTCCGACCACAAGGGCATCAACCTGCCCGGCGCGGCCGTCAACGTGCCCGCGCTGAGCGAGAAGGACGTCGAGGACCTGCGGTTCGCGCTGCGCATGGGCTGCGACATGGTCGCGCTGTCCTTCGTGCGGGACGCCAAGGACGTCCAGGACGTGCACCGCGTCATGGACGAGGAGGGCCGCCGGGTCCCGGTCATCGCCAAGGTGGAGAAGCCGCAGGCGGTGGAGAACATGCAGGACGTCGTCGACGCGTTCGACGCGGTGATGGTGGCCCGCGGTGACCTCGCGGTGGAGTACCCGCTCGAAAAGGTCCCGATGGTGCAGAAGCGCCTGATCGAGCTGTGCCGGCGCAACGCCAAGCCGGTGATCGTGGCGACCCAGATGATGGAGTCGATGATCACCAACTCCCGGCCGACCCGCGCCGAGGCCTCCGACGTGGCCAACGCGATCCTGGACGGCGCCGACGCGGTGATGCTGTCCGCCGAGTCCTCGGTGGGCGCCTACCCGGTCGAGACGGTCAAGACCATGTCGAAGATCGTCCAGGCCGCCGAGCAGGAGCTGCTCTCCAAGGGCCTGCAGCCGCTGGTGCCGGGCAAGAAGCCGCGCACGCAGGGCGGTTCGGTGGCCCGCGCGGCCTGCGAGATCGCCGACTTCCTCGGCGGCCGGGGCCTGGTGGCGTTCACCCAGTCCGGTGACACCGCGCGCCGCCTGTCGCGCTATCGCGCCGCCCAGCCGATCCTCGCCTTCACCACCGAGGAGTCCACCCGCAACCAGCTCACGCTGAGCTGGGGCGTGGAGCCGTACGTGGTGCCGTTCGTGAACACCACCGACGACATGGTCGACCAGGTGGACCAGGAGCTGGCGAAGCTGGCCCGCTTCGAGAAGGGCGCCACCGTGGTCATCACGGCCGGCTCGCCCCCCGGTGTCCCCGGCACCACCAACATGATCCGGGTGCACCACCTGGGCACCGACAACTGACGCGGCCCGCACGGGCCTTGAACGGCGCGGAGGGCGCCCCCTGCGAACAGGGGGCGCCCTCCGTGGTGTTGCGGCTCCCGGACGGGTCTGGGGGACCGGTCAGCCGGTCGTGTACACATGCATCCCGGGCACGTGCAGATCGCCGCCGAACTGGGCGGCCTGGGTCACCTTCACGCTGGTGAAGTAGATCAGCGGGAGGTTCAGCGGGGGCGGGCTGTCGGGGCTGAAGGTCATGGGGATCAGACCGAAGAGGTTGCCCGAGATCGACTCGGTGTACATCACGGTCTTGCCGTCGCGGATGGTCGACGTCGAGCCCTTGGACGCCTGGACGTGGTAGGTCTTGCCGGACAGCGAGTCGTGCACGGTCTGGTGCAGGTCGCCGATGTCGGTGCCGTCGGAGATGACGTACTTCAGCACCTTCTTGGTGGTGCCGCCCGCCGTCCGCACCTCGACGACGCCCTGGTAGTCGGCGCCCTTGAGCAGCAGCGAGCTGGCCTGGAGGTACCAGGGGTCGTTCGCCACCGGCACCGGGTTGTCGACGCCACCCTCGTCGGTGGTGGCCGCCGGGCAGTCCTCGGCGGAGGGGCTCGCGCCGGTGGACGGGCTCGTGGACGGGCTCGGGGTCGCCGAGTCCGCCGCGTCCTTGACCGCCTTGCCCGCGCTGTCGACCGCCTTGCCCGCGCCGTCGGCCGCCCCGGAGACCGTGCCGGTGGTGTTCCTCACCGTGTCCCCGACCGTCTTGGCGGCCTTGGAGGCCGTGTCCTTGACGGTGCCGGACGGCTTCGCGCCGGACGACGACGTGGAGCCGGACGCGGACGGCGAGGGGCTCGCCGAGGGCGTGGCGCTCGCGGACGGCGTGGCGGTGTCATGCCTGCCGCCGGTGAGGATGTCGCCGATCGTGTCGCCGATGGTGCCGAGGAGTCCGCCGCCGCTGCTCCGGCTCGGCGACGTGCTCGGGGTCGTCGTACCGGAGCCGGCGCCCGAACCGGAGCCGGAGCCCGAGCCGGAGGTCTCGGTCGGCTTCGGCGCGGTCCCGCCCGTGGAGCCCGAACCCGGGTCCGAGCCCGTGTCCTTGGACGACGGCGAGGGGTCCTTCGAGGTGTCCTTGGCCGTGTCCCCGGCCGTGTCCTTGCCCGCGTCACCGCTCGGCGAGGACGTCGGCGTCGGCGCCCCGGTGGAGCCGGTGGCCGAGGGCGACGGCGAGGACGAGGGGTTCTTGCTGTCGTCCAGCGCCTTGACGCAGTCCTTGTACTCGTCCGCCGTCAGGCTCTTGGCCGCGGGCGAGGAGGCCGGGCCGCCGCCGTTGCCCGCCGCGAGGGCGAGCGTGGAGGTGAAGCCCATGCCCATGAGCACGGCCGTCGGCATCGCCACGGTGGCTATGGCCTTGCCGGCCGGCATGTGGAACCTGGTGAACAGCGGCTTCCTGGGGGCCGCGTGGCGGGCTCCGGTTCTCCCGCGGGACTCGTCCGCATCGCTCCCGCGGCTCACCTCGTCAGCCGGCACTGTGCCTCCCGTTCGCCCCGTTGGCCGGGCTCGTTCCTGACAGGTCGTTCGGCTCGTACACACCGTCGGTGCCCTGGCCGGGCAGCGGCACGGACCCGGGTGTGCCGCCCGCGCCCGGGACGGCCTCACCGGCCCCCGGCTCCGGTACGGCGGGCTCGCCCGGCGCCCACGCCACGGCCATCGCTCCGCCGATGAGGGCGAACAGGAAGCCGAAGACGAATCCGCCGAAGTTGGACACGGGCAGGGACACCAGTGCCAGCAGGATCGCGGCGACTCCCGCGAAGGTCCGCACATGCTTCTGGAACCAGAGGCTGACCCCCAGCACGACGAGCAGCACACCGATGATCAGGGATCCCGCCCCCGCGGTGGTCGCCATCGCCAGCGTCAGGTGTCCCAGCTGGAGGTGGGCGTACGGGAAGTACATGATCGGAAAGCCGCCGAGCAAGACGAACAGACCTGCCCAGAACGGCCGCGCGCCCCGCCAGGCGCGGAACTGCTGCCTCCGGATGTCGAACTGGCCGGATTCGGCGGCAGGGGTCTCGGCGCTCATGGAAAACAGCTCCCTGGTGCGGCATTGCTGTGGTGATGACGTGTGCCACGTGTGAAGACGCGGCGGATGTGGCGCGGGCGGGGGCGCCGTCGGCTCCCCCGCCCGTCAACGAGTGCCTAGTAGCACTCGTGCGTGCCCGCCTGCACGGACATGTGCAGACCACTGAGCTTGAAGGTGCCGGCCGTGGTCGCCCACGCCGTCTGCTTCACACCGGTCAGCGTGGCCGAGTCGGCCTGCTGCGCGAAGCCGAACGGGTTGGACTGCTCCTTGCCGCCCTTCATGCCCGGACCCTTGGCGGCGTCCTTGGCGGCAACACCGATGTCGATGTTGTTGAAGGTGGCGTCGGCGTTCAGGTCGTCGACGTCGATGTACAGCTGGTCGGCCTCGACCGGCTTGTCCGCACCCGCCTTCAGCACGAGGCTGACGGAGCCGAGCACCGGGATGTTCGGCGTGACGACCGACTGGCACATGTTCGTGATCTGGGCCGACTTGAAGGCCGAGACCGCGACCGGGTGGGTCGTCTGGTCACCACTGAGGGTGTAGCCGTTGTCGAGCGCGCCGTACTGCTCGAAGCCCTGACCGACCAGCTTGTCGGCGGTCACCTTGAACGACTGACCCGACACGCTGAACGACGCGGCCAGCGCACCCTGAGCGAGGGCGACGCCTATACACGCCGTGGCGGCGACGCTGGGCACCATGACCACAGCGAACCGCTTCCATCTGGTCCCGCCACGCACCTGGGACTCCATATTTCCTCCTTCTCGGACGTACATCTCCTGGCCCGGACTCGCCCACGTACGGCGGCTCAGCCGGGCAGGGATGGGAGAAGTGCTACGTCCTCGGGAAGGAGAGCGCCCGTACTCGCAGGCGCACAAGCGCCCGAATCACCGGCGATCACCCCCGAGCGACAACCACTGGTCGCGCCTGACACACATCACGCACAACCTTGCTGGACAGGCTTCGCCGGCCGGCGAAGACCCCCCTGCCCCAGAGCCGGCGCCACTGCCGCCGGCCCTGCTCGGTGGGGACCCAGAGTCTCCCTCGCCCCGACCGGATGCCGGGGTACGGGAATGGACCGAGCGTCGCCGATCGTGGTGCAAATTGGCCGCCCGCACAAGGGGGTTCGTTACTGGCTAGTAACGGGCGGATAACCGAGAAACGACCGCGTGATCCCGGAGCGCGACACTCCGTCGCAACACAGGGCAGAGCAAAGCCGTTGATCTCTGTACGAAACCAGACAGATCAACGGCTTTGATTTACTCGGAGTAACAGCCGCCCCGATTGCCAAGATTTGGCAAAGCGGAGCGGCCTCAACGCCTTGTCGGCGAACCTCTCACCCCGGCGTCACGGGCCGTGGCGTTCAGCGACCGGTCAGAAAAGCGCCCGCGCGAGCGCCCTGCGAGCACCGATCACCCGGGGGTCCTCGGAGCCCACGACCTCGAACAGTTCCAGGAGCCGGCGTCGCACCGCGTCCCGGTCGTCACCCGCCGTGCGCCGCACGGTCTCGGTCAACCGCCCGAAGGCGTCCTCGACATGACCGCCCACCAGATCCAGGTCCGCGGCGGCGATCTGCGCGTCCGCGTCCTGGGGCCGCTCGGCCGCCTCCCGGCGCACCTTCTGCGGATCCATACCCTGCACCCGGCGCAGCAACTCGGCCTGCGCGAGACCGAGTTTGGCCTCGGGGTGGGCCGGGTCGTCGGCCAGCACGTTCCGGTAGGCGGTGACCGCGCCGTCCAGGTCGCCGGCGTCCAGGGCCTGGGCGGCCGCGTTCAGGAGCGACTCGTACGGGCCGACCGGGGCCTCGGCGCCCGCGCCGGCGCCGCCCGGCTGCGCGTCCGGGTCGACGGTCAGGCCGGTCAGACCGAAGCGCTCCTCGGCGACCTGCACCAGCTGGTCGAGGGTCCCGCGGATCTGCTCCTCGGCGGCCGTCCCCTGGAACAGGGGCAGGGCCTGGCCCGCCACGACGGCGAACACCGCCGGGATGCCCTGCACCCCGAACTGCTGCATCAACATCTGGTTGGCGTCGACGTCGATCTTGGCGAGGAGGAAGCGGCCGGCGTACTCGACGGCCAGTCGCTCCAGGACCGGGCTCAGCTGCTTGCAGGGCTGACACCACTCGGCCCAGAAGTCGATGACGACGGGCACCTCGGCGGAGCGCTGGAGAACCTCGCGCTCGAAGCCCGCCTCATCGACGTCGATGACGAGATCGGCCGGGGAGACGGCACCCGTGCCGCCCTGCCGGGCCGCTTCGGCGCGCGCCTGCTCGGCCTTGGCCTTGGCCTCCTGGGCCGCCTTCACCGCGGCGAGGTCGACCACGCCGCTCATGGACATGTTCCGTGGCTGCATGCGTCTATCCTCCCCCGATCCCGCGTCTGAAGAAAAAAGCGTCGATGTCCGGCGCCGGGTCCCCACCCGCGCCGTGCCGTTCTGCCCGCGTACGTCCGTCGCGAGCTTTCGCTACGACCCGTAGCGTAATGGCAATGAGGGGTCCCGCGACACCGCGTTCCGGTGATCTCCCTCACGACGCCACGAATCCGGCCGCCACCGGCCGGTTATGGTCGGGGGATGCAGAGCCGCACCCCCGCCAGCCGTCCCGGGCGTCCGCGCAGCGCCGCCGCGGACGCCGCGATCCTGGCCGCGACCCGGGAGGCGCTGGTGGAGCTGGGCTGGTCCAAGCTCACGCTCCAGGACGTGGCGATGCGCGCGGGGGTCGCGAAGACCACGCTGTACCGCCGCTGGGCCGGCAAGAACGAGCTGGTCGTCGACGCGGTCGCGGAACTCTTCGACGAGCTGCGGCTGCCGGACGCGGGCAGCCTGGCCGCCGACATCGAGGGCGTGGTCGTCCAGTTCGCGGCGCTCCTGGACCGCCCCGAGTGCCGCAGCGGGCTGATGGCGGTGGTCGCCGAGTCGACCCGCGACGAGCCCCTGCGCGAACGCATCCGCGCCTCGGTCGTGGAACGCCAGAAACGCCTGGTGGTCGAGGGCCGCTCACGCGCCCAGGCCCGCGGCGAACTCCCCCCGGAATCCGACCCCGAGGAAACCGCCCGCACCATCGACCTGACCTTCGACATGGTCGCCGGCGCCGTCGTCCACCGCACCCTGGTCAGCGGCAAACCAGCCGACGCCCCCTGGATCCGAAGCTTCATCAGAGTCCTGCTGCTGGGCCTGTCGGCCCCGGCGTAAGGGGACCGGGCACGAACGGGCCGGCCCCCTGTCGGCCCACCGGGGCGGCCGTGGCCGAGAACCTCCGGGAATCCCGCCCCGCCGGGGCCCGATGTCCGACCCCGAACCGGTCGCGGAGCCCGACGGCACCCGCACCGGCCCACTCGTCCAGGCCGATACCTGCCGGCTCGCCGGGCACGGCCGTCTCCGGTCCCCGCTCCGGCCCCGTGGCAACGAGTCCAGCCCCGCGCCAGCGGCACCCGCACGAGCCCACCAGGGGCCGACGGCCGGAGGGGACCGGCCCCCGGGGATCCCACTCGAATCCCGCCCCGCTTCCGCCCGATGACCGACCCGGCCACAGAGCCCACCTCGAAGCCCAGCCGGGCTCGGCCCCCGTCAGAACCCCGCCGGTTCCGTGTACGCGCCCCATTCGTCGCGCAGCACCCCGCAGATCTCGCCCAGGGTCGCCTCGGCGCGGGCCGCGGAGAGCATCGGTTCGATCATGTCGGAGCCGTCGCGGGCGGCGGCGAGGAGGGTGGTGAGGGAGGCGCGTACGGCGGTCTCGTCGCGGGCCGCCCTGCGCTCACCGAGGAGTCGGACCTGGGCCCGTTCCACCTCGTGGCCGACGCGCAGGATCTCCAGTTCGCCGGTGACGGAACCGGTGTGCGCGTTGACGCCCACCACCTTCTTCTCGCCCTTCTCCAGGGCCTGCTGGTAGCGGAAGGCGGACTCGGCGATCTCCCCGGTGAACCAGCCGTCCTCGATCCCCCGCAGGATCCCGGAGGTCATCGGCCCGATGGGATGCCGCCCGTCCGGACGGGCCGCCAGCCCCCGCTCCCTGATCCGCTCGAAGATCTTCTCCGCGTCCGCCTCGATCCGGTCGGTCAGCTGCTCGACGTACCAGGAGCCCCCCAGCGGATCCGCCACCGACGCGATTCCGGTCTCCTCCATCAGCACCTGCTGGGTGCGCAGCGCGATCTCCGCCGCCCGCTCACTGGGCAGCGCCAGCGTCTCGTCCAGGGCGTTGGTGTGCAGCGAGTTCGTCCCGCCGAGCACCGCGGCCAGCGCCTCCACCGCCGTGCGCACCACGTTGTTGTACGGCTGCTGCGCGGTCAGCGAGACCCCGGCGGTCTGTGTGTGGAACCGCAGCCACTGCGCCTTCTCGCTCCGCGCCCCGTACACGTCCCGCAGCCACCGCGCCCAGATCCGCCGCGCCGCACGGAACTTGGCGATCTCCTCGAAGAAATCCACATGGGCGTCGAAGAAGAACGACAGGCCGGGCGCGAACACATCGACGTCCAGGCCCCGGCTCATCCCCAGCTCGACGTACCCGAACCCGTCCGCGAGCGTGTACGCCAGCTCCTGCGCGGCCGTCGCCCCCGCCTCCCGGATGTGGTACCCGGAGACCGACAGCGGCTTGTAGGCGGGGATGCCGGCCGCGCAGTACTCCATGAGGTCGCCGATCAGCCGCAGATGCGGCTCCGGCCGGAAGAGCCACTCCTTCTGGGCGATGTACTCCTTGAAGATGTCCGTCTGGAGCGTGCCGTTGAGGACCGAGGGATCCACGCCCTGCCGCTCGGCCGCGACCAGGTACATGCAGAACACGGGCACGGCGGGCCCGCTGATCGTCATCGAGGTGGTGACCTCGCCGAGCGGGATGTCCCGGAACAGGACCTCCATGTCGGCGGCCGAGTCGATCGCGACCCCGCAGTGCCCGACCTCGCCGAGCGAGCAAGGATCGTCCGAGTCCCGGCCCATCAGCGTGGGCATGTCGAACGCCACGGACAGCCCGCCGCCGCCCGCCGCGAGGATCATCTTGTAGCGCTCGTTGGTCTGCTCGGCGCTGCCGAACCCGGCGAACTGCCGGATGGTCCAGGCGCGCCCCCGGTAGCCGGTCGCGTACAGGCCCCGGGTGAACGGGTACTCCCCCGGCCAGCCGATCCGCTCGAATCCCTCGTACGTGTCCCCGGGCCGCGGCCCGTACACCGGCTCCACCGGGTCCCCGGAGAGCGTGGAGAAGTCGGCGTCACGCTTGCGCGCGGCGTCGTATCGGGCCTGCCAGCGCCGGCGGCCCTCCTCGATGGCGTGAGCGTCCATACCATCGAATTTACTTGGACGTCCTAGTAAATGTCGACGGCAAAGCCGCCGTACGGGGGGGTACGGCGGCTGCGACCCGAAGAGCGCGGCGGAGCCTACGCCTCGGCGACGGCCGGGGTACGGCCGGCGATCTTGCCGTCCAGCTCCCGGCTGATCTTCCGCTCCACGAAGAACGCGGCGGTCGGGATGGTGCCCGCGAGCAGCACCCACAGCTGCTTGCCGACCGGCCACTTCGCCTTGGAGCCCAGGTCGAAGGCGAAGACCAGGTAGACCACGTACAGCCAGCCGTGGGCGATGGCGACGGCACGGGTCACGTCGGCCGCGCCGCTGATGTCCAGCCCGTACTTCGCGATCATGCTCAGGCACAGGAGCACCAGCAGGACACCGGTGGTGTAGGCCATGACGCGGTAGCGGGTCAGCACGCTTTTCTTCATGGAGTCGAGCGTAACCACCCGTTCCGGGAGATCTTGGCGGGGGTCACCCCTCGTCGAAGTCCAGCGCCGCGACCCGCAGCGGGCGGAACATCGCGAAGATCTCCCGGCACTCCTCCGCGTCGTACGCGCCGAGACCGAAGTCCATCGCCATGAGATCGCGGGAGGCCGCGTCGACCACCTCGCGGCCCTTGTCGGTGATCACGGCGAGGGTGCCGCGCCCGTCGTCGGGGTTGGGCCGCTTGGCGACCAGGCCCGACTTCACCAGCCGGTCGACGGTGTTCGTCACGGACGTGGGATGCACCATGAGCCGCTCGCCGATCTTGGACATCGGCAGCTCGCCGGCCTTGGAGAAGGTGAGCAGCACCAGCGCCTCGTAGCGGGCGAACGTCAGCCCGTACGGCTTGACCACCGCGTCCACCTCGGCGAGCAGGATCTGCTGGGCGCGCATGATCGAGGTGATCGCGGCCATGGACGGCACGTTGCCCCAGCGCTGCTGCCACAGCTCGTCGGCGCGGGCGATGGGGTCGAACGGGAGGCTGAGAGGCTTCGGCACGTCATCAGACCCTACCGGCCGGTCATATGCCGGTCAGCTCCGTCTCACCTTTCGGCCACCGAGGGCCATTTCCTCCCGGCTCCCGCACCGCAACCGCAATCGCACCCACTCCCGCTCCCGCACCGGCACCGGGCCGCCGCCGTCACCGCCCGGCCCGCCGCAGGCGATGCCGTACGGCCCGCTGCGCCACCGGCCCCAGCTCCTCCAGCGCGGCCACCAGCGCGGCCAGCTGGTCCAGCGCGCCCAGCGCCGCCTCCGCGCCCTGCGCGTCGACCCCCTCGTACAGCTCGATCCCCACGAACGACGCGGCCACCGCCCGCGCAAGCCCCGCCGGGTCGACGAACTCGGCGACCGGGGTCGCGGCGAGCAGCCGGCCGAGCACCTGTTCGATCTCGACGATCCACAGCCGCAGTCCCGCCGCCGTCGCGGGCCCGAGCGCCGCGTGCGTGGGGGCGCCGGCGAGCAGCTGGCCGAGGAGGGCGACATGGCCGCCGTCCCGCTCGCGCTGATGGATCT is a genomic window of Streptomyces sp. WP-1 containing:
- the pyk gene encoding pyruvate kinase; its protein translation is MRRSKIVCTLGPAVDSHEKLVAMIEAGMNVARFNFSHGSHAEHQARYDRVRAAAKETGRPIGVLADLQGPKIRLETFAEGPVELRRGDEFVITTEDVPGDRHICGTTYKGLPGDVGRGDQILINDGNVELKVVDVAGPQVRTIVIEGGVVSDHKGINLPGAAVNVPALSEKDVEDLRFALRMGCDMVALSFVRDAKDVQDVHRVMDEEGRRVPVIAKVEKPQAVENMQDVVDAFDAVMVARGDLAVEYPLEKVPMVQKRLIELCRRNAKPVIVATQMMESMITNSRPTRAEASDVANAILDGADAVMLSAESSVGAYPVETVKTMSKIVQAAEQELLSKGLQPLVPGKKPRTQGGSVARAACEIADFLGGRGLVAFTQSGDTARRLSRYRAAQPILAFTTEESTRNQLTLSWGVEPYVVPFVNTTDDMVDQVDQELAKLARFEKGATVVITAGSPPGVPGTTNMIRVHHLGTDN
- a CDS encoding DUF6114 domain-containing protein, encoding MSAETPAAESGQFDIRRQQFRAWRGARPFWAGLFVLLGGFPIMYFPYAHLQLGHLTLAMATTAGAGSLIIGVLLVVLGVSLWFQKHVRTFAGVAAILLALVSLPVSNFGGFVFGFLFALIGGAMAVAWAPGEPAVPEPGAGEAVPGAGGTPGSVPLPGQGTDGVYEPNDLSGTSPANGANGRHSAG
- a CDS encoding DUF6230 family protein codes for the protein MESQVRGGTRWKRFAVVMVPSVAATACIGVALAQGALAASFSVSGQSFKVTADKLVGQGFEQYGALDNGYTLSGDQTTHPVAVSAFKSAQITNMCQSVVTPNIPVLGSVSLVLKAGADKPVEADQLYIDVDDLNADATFNNIDIGVAAKDAAKGPGMKGGKEQSNPFGFAQQADSATLTGVKQTAWATTAGTFKLSGLHMSVQAGTHECY
- a CDS encoding tetratricopeptide repeat protein encodes the protein MQPRNMSMSGVVDLAAVKAAQEAKAKAEQARAEAARQGGTGAVSPADLVIDVDEAGFEREVLQRSAEVPVVIDFWAEWCQPCKQLSPVLERLAVEYAGRFLLAKIDVDANQMLMQQFGVQGIPAVFAVVAGQALPLFQGTAAEEQIRGTLDQLVQVAEERFGLTGLTVDPDAQPGGAGAGAEAPVGPYESLLNAAAQALDAGDLDGAVTAYRNVLADDPAHPEAKLGLAQAELLRRVQGMDPQKVRREAAERPQDADAQIAAADLDLVGGHVEDAFGRLTETVRRTAGDDRDAVRRRLLELFEVVGSEDPRVIGARRALARALF
- a CDS encoding TetR/AcrR family transcriptional regulator produces the protein MQSRTPASRPGRPRSAAADAAILAATREALVELGWSKLTLQDVAMRAGVAKTTLYRRWAGKNELVVDAVAELFDELRLPDAGSLAADIEGVVVQFAALLDRPECRSGLMAVVAESTRDEPLRERIRASVVERQKRLVVEGRSRAQARGELPPESDPEETARTIDLTFDMVAGAVVHRTLVSGKPADAPWIRSFIRVLLLGLSAPA
- a CDS encoding methylmalonyl-CoA mutase, whose amino-acid sequence is MDAHAIEEGRRRWQARYDAARKRDADFSTLSGDPVEPVYGPRPGDTYEGFERIGWPGEYPFTRGLYATGYRGRAWTIRQFAGFGSAEQTNERYKMILAAGGGGLSVAFDMPTLMGRDSDDPCSLGEVGHCGVAIDSAADMEVLFRDIPLGEVTTSMTISGPAVPVFCMYLVAAERQGVDPSVLNGTLQTDIFKEYIAQKEWLFRPEPHLRLIGDLMEYCAAGIPAYKPLSVSGYHIREAGATAAQELAYTLADGFGYVELGMSRGLDVDVFAPGLSFFFDAHVDFFEEIAKFRAARRIWARWLRDVYGARSEKAQWLRFHTQTAGVSLTAQQPYNNVVRTAVEALAAVLGGTNSLHTNALDETLALPSERAAEIALRTQQVLMEETGIASVADPLGGSWYVEQLTDRIEADAEKIFERIRERGLAARPDGRHPIGPMTSGILRGIEDGWFTGEIAESAFRYQQALEKGEKKVVGVNAHTGSVTGELEILRVGHEVERAQVRLLGERRAARDETAVRASLTTLLAAARDGSDMIEPMLSAARAEATLGEICGVLRDEWGAYTEPAGF
- a CDS encoding DUF3817 domain-containing protein, whose translation is MKKSVLTRYRVMAYTTGVLLVLLCLSMIAKYGLDISGAADVTRAVAIAHGWLYVVYLVFAFDLGSKAKWPVGKQLWVLLAGTIPTAAFFVERKISRELDGKIAGRTPAVAEA
- a CDS encoding MarR family winged helix-turn-helix transcriptional regulator, which encodes MPKPLSLPFDPIARADELWQQRWGNVPSMAAITSIMRAQQILLAEVDAVVKPYGLTFARYEALVLLTFSKAGELPMSKIGERLMVHPTSVTNTVDRLVKSGLVAKRPNPDDGRGTLAVITDKGREVVDAASRDLMAMDFGLGAYDAEECREIFAMFRPLRVAALDFDEG
- a CDS encoding TetR/AcrR family transcriptional regulator; translated protein: MSPETPKARETKTRLLEGALRTLTEQGIAKTSARTVAAAAGVNQALVFYHFGTVDELLAAACRYGAEQAVARYRERLAAVASLSELLAVAREIHQRERDGGHVALLGQLLAGAPTHAALGPATAAGLRLWIVEIEQVLGRLLAATPVAEFVDPAGLARAVAASFVGIELYEGVDAQGAEAALGALDQLAALVAALEELGPVAQRAVRHRLRRAGR